The DNA region GTCCCGCCGACCGCCATCTGCTCGACGTGTTCGCGCCCGACCCAGCGGCGGCGGCGCCCCGGCCGGTGCTGATCTACATCCATGGCGGTGGCTTCATTGCCGGTAGCAAGCGCAACCCCGGCAGCCCGTTCTACGACAACGTCATGCTGTGGGCCGCCAAGAGCGGCTTTGTCGGCGTCAATGCCACCTATCGCCTGGCGCCGGCCTTTCCGTGGCCGGCAGGCGCCGAAGACATGGCCGCGATCGTGCAGTGGGTCGCGGAGAACATCGCGAGCCGCGGCGGCGACCCCAGGCGCATCTTCCTGATGGGCCAGTCGGCCGGCGCGATCCATGTCGCGAGCTATGTATCACACGGCGAATTCCACAAGGTGAAGGGCGGCGGCCTTGCCGGCGCGATCATGGTGTCGGGCATCTACGATCTGACGGCTTCGCCGGCCGGCGACGCCGAGCTCGCCTATTACGGCTCCGACCCCTCGCGCTACGCCGAGCGCTCCTCGCTGCAGGGCCTGGTCGCGAGCCCGATCCCGTTCCTGATCACCGCGGCCGAACTCGATCCGCCGCGCTTCGTCGAGCAGTTCGAGCTGTTGAAGCAGGCCAGCTGCAAGCGGCCGAGCGGCTGCGCCCGCAGCTTCATGCTGCCGCAGCACAGCCATATGTCCGAAGTCTATGCGATCAACACGCCGGACGCGCGGCTGACGGATGAGATTTTGGAGTTCGTGAAGAGCGTGAAGTGACGCGCCAGAGCAAGATGAAGTACCTGCCGTCGCAGCGGGCGCTGCCAAAATATCGAAAACAACCCCATGCACAGTAGCGGTGGCGGCCGGCGTTCGACCGGGCAACTTGACACGTCGGGCAACTCAGGGATATATTTCTAATATTCCGAAACATGCGAGTGTCCCTCGCCCAAGGTTGATGCACGCTATTCAGGCGGTTTGCCGCCGCGCGGCGGATCAATTCAATTTGCTTGGGGAGTAGCCCAGAAAATCAGCTTGACCACGGGTTGTTGGCTAGGCTGCGTCGTACAAATGTACCAGTACTTCCAATCGAGGCCGTCTGTTTCAACTATGATTTCTACCACCTTCGACAGAACGGGGGCCGCCGTTTCGTACTTGGGTGGCGGTGGCAGCGCGCGTACGCTGTGGATCGCCGCTCCGTCCGCGAACACCGCTCCTCCTGGCGGCTCCGTAAGTAAGTTTAAACTGGTGAGAATACAGAGCTTATCGTTTGCGACATCCGCGACCGCGGACGTGGCACACGTAATCGCAGCGAGGAAAACGCAGAACGCGAACTTCATTCCATCAATTCCTTGAACATCAACGCGCTCGAAGCGATGGCGAAGCTAACATAGATTTATGCATTCACCATCAATGTCGGTTCATGGCTCTTCTCGGAAGTCCGGCAACGTCCGCTTTCGCGCCGCTCTTGGGGGACAAGCGGACATCGATTCACGCGGTTGATTTATGAGTATGCGGCCTAGCTAGCACGCGGACTCATTAAGGCGCAGCCACACCGGATTGACGCGAGTTGAACAATTGCAAGGTAGTTGGCGCCGAGCCTGTCAATGGCTCGGCTGTCAGGCTCAACTGGTCGCTGTGCACCCGAAAGCGGACCTATTGTGCTTACCTTGAGTTTTGTCGTTCATGACCCACAGCGGACATTGGGCACCGCCTCGCGCTACCGGTTCGTACGGCTGGCAATGGCGACAGCGCGCGAGTACCATCGCAACATTATGAGGCAACACCTTCTATTCTACCTGCTGATAACGTTGGCAATGGTTCAGCCAGCTGATGCGTGCTCATCTGCTGTAGAATATCCTCATACACTTCTGGATCGATTGCCTTCGACTGCACTAAAACAGTCCGTGGTCGCAGTTGTCGAGCCCATCGATCTCCTGCCCCCACGATGGGCGGAAGGCGATGCTTGGGGAACGACACCACTTGTGAAAGTACGGGTCCTCGAAGCTGTACAGGGTGTCTCCGAAGGGCAGACCTTTGTCGTCAATCTCGGCGGCTGGATGTGTGGCGGCTTAGTTTCCCGGAATTCACTACTGGTCGCAGGGAAACGGCACTTCTACATCGCGGGTCAGTTTGCGAGCACTGATAAGGGGGATGTTGAATTCGTTGGCAAATGGGTTGGAAACAAACGCGTTCGGATTTTCGAGCGTGAATAATGAACGCTCGATTTCCGCTTTTGGCCCTTATCGGAAGTCCGGCAACGTCCGCTTTCGCGCCGCTCTTGGGGGACAAGCGGACTTCGATTCACGCGGTTAGTTCATAAGTACGCGGCCTAGCTCCCGCCGCGCTCCTTGCGCAGCCTGTTCCAATAATCCAGCCGCTTGCGGATCTCGCGCTCGAAGCCGCGGTCGGGCGGATCGTAGAAGGTTTGGCGGCCGAGCGCTTCCGGGAAGTAGCCCTGGCCGGAGAACGCGTCGGGCGCGTCGTGATCGTATTGATAGCCGGAGCCATAGCCTTCCGACTTCATCAGCTTGGTCGGCGAATTCAGGATGTGCTTCGGCGGCAGCAGCGAGCCGCCCTGCTTCGCGGTCTGCATCGCAGCGCCGAATGCCGTGTACACCGCGTTCGATTTCGGCGCGGTGGCGAGATAGACAACGGCCTGCGCGATCGCGAGCTCGCCCTCGGGTGAGCCCAGGAAGTCATAGGCATCCTTGGCGGCGTTGCAGACCGCCAGCGCCTGTGGATCGGCGAGACCAATGTCCTCGACCGCCATCCGCACCACGCGCCGCGCCAGGAACAGCGGATCCTCGCCGGCATCGAGCATGCGCGCGAGATAATACAATGCCGCATCCGGATCGGAGCCGCGCACCGACTTGTGCAGCGCCGAGATCAGATTGTAGTGACCGTCGGCCGATTTGTCGTAGATCGGCGCGCGGCGTTGCAGGATGGCCTGCAACTGCTCGGCATTGAACACCTCGCCCTTGCGCGCGGCGCGCCAGACCTCTTCGGCCAATGTCAGCGAGGCGCGGCCGTCACCGTCGGCCATCCGCACCAGCACGGCGCGTGCTTCCAGATCGAGCGGCAGGGTCTTGCCCTCGATCTTCTCGGCATTGGCAAACAACCGTTCGATCGCGGCCGTGTCGAGCGAATGAAACACCAGCACGCGGGCACGCGACAGCAGCGCCGCGTTGAGCTCGAACGAAGGGTTCTCCGTGGTGGCGCCGACCAGCACCACGGTGCCGTCCTCCATCACGGGCAGGAAGGAATCCTGCTGCGCGCGGTTGAACCTGTGCACCTCGTCGACGAACAGCAGCGTGCCCTTGCCGGTCTCGCGCCGGGCCCGCGCGGCATCGAACGCCTTCTTCAGGTCGGCGACGCCGGAGAACACCGCGGAGATCTGCTCGAAATGCAGCTCGGTGGCGTCGGCCAACAGCCGCGCCACGGTGGTCTTGCCGGTGCCGGGCGGTCCCCAGAACACCAGCGAACCCAGCGTGCGCGTCTCCAGCATGCGGGTCAGCGCGCCGTCGGGGCCGAGGATGTGATCCTGACCGACGACGTCGGCCAGGGTGCGCGGGCGCAGCCGGTCCGGCAGCGGGTGTGGCGCGTCCTGCTCCATCCCCGCCGCGGCGAACAGGTTGCTGGCCTCGCGCGGTTGCTTCGGGCTCACTTGCGGTTCACCTTGGGGCTCATCCGCCGAGCGTCACGTTGATCTGCTGGCCGCCGCGCACCAGCGTGATGCGCCAGATCCGCGACCCCGCCTTCGATACCTTGTCGAGGTCGCTGGTTCGCACGATCTTCTCATTGTTGACGGCAAGAATGATGTCGCCCTTCTGGAAGCCGACATTGGCGGCCGTGCCGTCGTCGGCGAGCTCGGTGACGACGACGCCCTCCGCGCCGGCGTCGAGATGCAGCTCATCGGCCAGCGCCGGCGAGATGTTGGCGACCTTGGCGCCCTGGAACGGCGAACGCGCGGTCAGCACGATCTCGTCGCGGTTGGTGTCGGGCGCGGTCTCCAGCGGCACGGTGAGCTTCACCGGCTTGCCGGCGCGCTGCACCTCGATCTCCGCGTTGCCGCCGAGCGGACGGGTCGCGAAGCGGTAGTCAAACGCATTGGGATCGTCGATCGGCGTGCCGTCGATCCCGACGATCAGATCGGACAGTTTGAGCCCGGCCTTCGCCGCCGGGCTGTTCGGCGCGACATTGGCGACCAGCGCGCCGGTCGGCAGCTTCAGCCCGAGTGTCTCTGCGATCTCCGGTGTGACGGCCTGCAGCCGCGCGCCAAGCCATGGCCGCTTCACCGCCTTGCCGCCGCTCTTGGCGGAGGCCACCACCACCCGCACCATGTTGGCGGGGATCGCGAAGCCGATGCCCTGCGAACCGCCGGAGCGCGAGAAGATCGCGGTATTGATGCCGGCGAGCCGGCCGGTCATGTCGACCAGCGCGCCGCCCGAATTGCCGGGATTGATCGCCGCGTCGGTCTGAATGAAGAATTGATAATCCGTGATCCCGACTTGAGTGCGCGCCAGCGCCGAGATGATGCCGTGCGTCACGGTCTGGCCGACGCCGAACGGATTGCCGATCGCCAGCACGACGTCGCCGACCTGCAGCTGATCCGAATTGGCGAAGTCGAGCGTCGCGAACTTCTCCTTGTTGGTGCCCTTCAGTCGCAGCACCGCGAGATCGGTGCGGCTGTCCTTCAGCACGATCTCGGCCTCGTATTCGCGCTTGTCGGCGAGCGAGACCTTCACCTGGTCGGCGCCCTCGATCACGTGATTGTTTGTGACCACGAGGCCGGAGCCATCGACCATCACGCCGGAGCCAAGCGAGCGCTGCATCTGCTCGGGCTGCTGCCCCGGGACGCCGAAGAAGCGGCGGAAGATCGGATCGTCCAGAAACGGATTGCGGTTCTGCACGGTCTTGGCAGCGTAGACATTGACCACCGCCGGCTGCACCCGCTGCACGATCGGCGCATAGGACAATTGGAGCTCAGCCTGCGAGGACGGCACGCGGCGGTCCTGGGCCGCGGACGGGGACAGATTCCCCATGAAAGCCAATGTGCACAGAGCGGATATGGTAGCGAAGCGGACAGGTCGGAGCATTCTTACCTCTCGTAGAAACGCCGGAATATAGGCGTGTTCGCCGGGCAATTGAAGGGCGCCCGGCCGGATAACTGGCCCCCGCCGGACCGGTGCAAAACCGGCGGCAGCCGCGTTGAAGCGCGCCGCCAAACTTCTATGATGACTGTCATCTCACTGCGCCGCTCCGCTTGTTGCCTGCGGACAACAAGCGGAACTGCGATGCCAGGCGGCGCTGTCGTGCGTCAGTCACGATCAACTCCTAGGACGTTTCAGTGAGTGAGTGGGGAATTCAAACACAACAGGGGTGCACAATGGGTGCGACAAAAGTTGGTGCAATCGCCATAGGGCTCGCAGGGGCGCTCGCCGCCTCGCCGGCCTATTCGCAATCGGCCGGAGGCGGCAGCGACGCGGAGATCGCGCTGCTGAAGCAGCAGCTGAAGATGCTCGAGCAGAAGCTCGACAAGCTGCAGAAGCAGACCAATGCCAATACCGCGACCGCAGCCAGCGCGAACGCCAACGCGAAGGCGGCGGATGCCAAGGCCGCGCGGGTCGCCAGCGCCAACGCCGCGATCCCGGTCAAGGGCCCGGTCGCGCCGTCGGGCGTCGTGGTGACGCTGCCGAACAACCGGCCGACGATCTGTACTGCGGATGAACAGAACTGCGTTGCGATCACGAGCCGCGTGCACTGGGATGTCGGCGGTTACGACTATCGTCCGAACACCGCGAGTACCTCGCCGCAGAAGCTCGACAGCGGCGAGAACCTCCGCCGCGCCCGCATCGGCATCGTCGGCAAGTTCTTCGGCGACTGGAATTACGCGCTGATCTACGACTTCGGCGGCTCGTCCGACGGCTTCGGCGGTGCGGCACCGGGATCGCTGCCCGGCGGCGGCACCTCCGGCGTCGAGAATGCGTATCTGAGCTACACCGGCTTGAAGCCGTTCGGCGGCAAGATGGCGATCGAAGGCGGCATCATGGACCTGCTCTGGACCATGGACGAGTCGACCAGTTCCAACGACATCCTGTTCATGGAGCGCGCCTCGGCCGGCATCATCGCGCAGAACGTCGCGGCCGGCGACTTCCGTTCCGCCATCGGCACCCGCTGGTGGAACGACCAGCTCTGGCTCGGCGGCTATGCCACCGGACCGACCACCGGCCAGATTCACTCGGCCTCCAGCGTCACCCCGGCCGGATCATCGGAGCAGTATGGCGCGGTGGTCCGCGTCGCCGGCAATCCGATCAGCGGCAAGGACTATTCGGTGCATATCGGCGCCGATGCGGAATGGCTGGTGCAGCCGCCGCGCAATCAGCTGACGCAGGCGCAGACGCTCACGCTGAACGACCGGCCCGAGCTGCGCATCGACCCGACGACGCTGATCTCGACCGGTGCGATCGCCAACGTCTCGGGCGCGCAGGTCTACGGCGTCGAGGCGGCAGCGACCTACGGCCCGTTCATCGCGCAAGGCGAGTACTATTGGTTCAATGTCGACCGCTCCGCGAATACCGGGCTGCCGCCGTTCGGCGCGCCGAGCCTGAAATTCGACGGCGGTTACGCGCAGGTCGGCTACGTGCTGACCGGCGAGAACCACGCCTATAATCCGGCCACGGCTTCCTACGGCGGTATCAAACCGCACGATCCGTTCTCGCTTGCCGGCGGCGGCATCGGCGCGTGGGAAATCGCCGGCCGCGTCAGCATGATGAACCTCAACGATCAGGTCGGCCAGGCCGTCGGCATCGCCGGCGGACGGCAGACCGTCTACACCGCCGCGCTGAACTGGTACGTCAACAACAACGTCCGCTTCATGCTGAACTACCTGCACGGCGACATCGCCAAGCAGGCTTCGGCGACCTCGCCCGTGGATGCCGGCTCGAAGTTCGACGCGGTCGCGCTGCGCACGCAGGTTGCGTTCTGACACGATCTGATCAGCGCCGATAACAATGGCCGGGAGCGACACGCCGCTCCCGGCCTTCTTCATTACAAATTGTCAGGCCGCGCGCTTTGACTTCTTCACGACGACTTCCGGCGCCGGCGCGCAGGACAGCCGTTCCTGATGGCCCTCGCCCCAGGCTTTCAAAATATCGATCACCGGACGCAGGCTCTCGCCGAGTTCGGAGAGCGTGTATTCGACCCGCGGCGGCACCTCGGCGTAGACCTTGCGGTTCACGAGGCCATCGTCCTCGAGCGCACGAAGCTGCTTGGTCAGCATGCGCTGGGTGATGCCGGGCATCCGCCGCCGCAACTCGCCGAAGCGCTGGGTGCCGGCCTGCAGGTGATACAGGATCACGCCCTTCCATTTGCCGTCGATCAGGTCGAGCGCCGCCTCGACCGCGCAGCCCGGCCGGCGCGCGAAATTCTTCCGTTTCATCGGTAATTTCCCAATAGTATACAAACAGGGACTAGTTCCCTGATTTTACAGTACTTGCCAAAAGGACGCCAGCACGACAGTTAAGGCGGCAGGCAATCGCCCACCACGGAGACTAGGCATGAAGGCCGTC from Bradyrhizobium sp. B124 includes:
- a CDS encoding alpha/beta hydrolase produces the protein MPEDLAWKLLELGRVVEMPKTAALYAPMQQKEPYQGVKVERDVKYGPADRHLLDVFAPDPAAAAPRPVLIYIHGGGFIAGSKRNPGSPFYDNVMLWAAKSGFVGVNATYRLAPAFPWPAGAEDMAAIVQWVAENIASRGGDPRRIFLMGQSAGAIHVASYVSHGEFHKVKGGGLAGAIMVSGIYDLTASPAGDAELAYYGSDPSRYAERSSLQGLVASPIPFLITAAELDPPRFVEQFELLKQASCKRPSGCARSFMLPQHSHMSEVYAINTPDARLTDEILEFVKSVK
- a CDS encoding replication-associated recombination protein A; this encodes MSPKQPREASNLFAAAGMEQDAPHPLPDRLRPRTLADVVGQDHILGPDGALTRMLETRTLGSLVFWGPPGTGKTTVARLLADATELHFEQISAVFSGVADLKKAFDAARARRETGKGTLLFVDEVHRFNRAQQDSFLPVMEDGTVVLVGATTENPSFELNAALLSRARVLVFHSLDTAAIERLFANAEKIEGKTLPLDLEARAVLVRMADGDGRASLTLAEEVWRAARKGEVFNAEQLQAILQRRAPIYDKSADGHYNLISALHKSVRGSDPDAALYYLARMLDAGEDPLFLARRVVRMAVEDIGLADPQALAVCNAAKDAYDFLGSPEGELAIAQAVVYLATAPKSNAVYTAFGAAMQTAKQGGSLLPPKHILNSPTKLMKSEGYGSGYQYDHDAPDAFSGQGYFPEALGRQTFYDPPDRGFEREIRKRLDYWNRLRKERGGS
- a CDS encoding DegQ family serine endoprotease; translation: MGNLSPSAAQDRRVPSSQAELQLSYAPIVQRVQPAVVNVYAAKTVQNRNPFLDDPIFRRFFGVPGQQPEQMQRSLGSGVMVDGSGLVVTNNHVIEGADQVKVSLADKREYEAEIVLKDSRTDLAVLRLKGTNKEKFATLDFANSDQLQVGDVVLAIGNPFGVGQTVTHGIISALARTQVGITDYQFFIQTDAAINPGNSGGALVDMTGRLAGINTAIFSRSGGSQGIGFAIPANMVRVVVASAKSGGKAVKRPWLGARLQAVTPEIAETLGLKLPTGALVANVAPNSPAAKAGLKLSDLIVGIDGTPIDDPNAFDYRFATRPLGGNAEIEVQRAGKPVKLTVPLETAPDTNRDEIVLTARSPFQGAKVANISPALADELHLDAGAEGVVVTELADDGTAANVGFQKGDIILAVNNEKIVRTSDLDKVSKAGSRIWRITLVRGGQQINVTLGG
- a CDS encoding OprO/OprP family phosphate-selective porin; this translates as MGATKVGAIAIGLAGALAASPAYSQSAGGGSDAEIALLKQQLKMLEQKLDKLQKQTNANTATAASANANAKAADAKAARVASANAAIPVKGPVAPSGVVVTLPNNRPTICTADEQNCVAITSRVHWDVGGYDYRPNTASTSPQKLDSGENLRRARIGIVGKFFGDWNYALIYDFGGSSDGFGGAAPGSLPGGGTSGVENAYLSYTGLKPFGGKMAIEGGIMDLLWTMDESTSSNDILFMERASAGIIAQNVAAGDFRSAIGTRWWNDQLWLGGYATGPTTGQIHSASSVTPAGSSEQYGAVVRVAGNPISGKDYSVHIGADAEWLVQPPRNQLTQAQTLTLNDRPELRIDPTTLISTGAIANVSGAQVYGVEAAATYGPFIAQGEYYWFNVDRSANTGLPPFGAPSLKFDGGYAQVGYVLTGENHAYNPATASYGGIKPHDPFSLAGGGIGAWEIAGRVSMMNLNDQVGQAVGIAGGRQTVYTAALNWYVNNNVRFMLNYLHGDIAKQASATSPVDAGSKFDAVALRTQVAF
- a CDS encoding helix-turn-helix domain-containing protein, with translation MKRKNFARRPGCAVEAALDLIDGKWKGVILYHLQAGTQRFGELRRRMPGITQRMLTKQLRALEDDGLVNRKVYAEVPPRVEYTLSELGESLRPVIDILKAWGEGHQERLSCAPAPEVVVKKSKRAA